From Candoia aspera isolate rCanAsp1 chromosome 4, rCanAsp1.hap2, whole genome shotgun sequence, a single genomic window includes:
- the LOC134495510 gene encoding zinc finger protein 260-like — MEKEAQERSVSGERPVGPGRDTISVHPGGSRDLFQWAVPRQEGISQCLEGQWQEYLKTVPYPTSGWGTSQSPDLTLWDDLAILDHVVGACQWPREGVSRLLPILRAEAQQVLSNLDARDKGDHRRIKTTAGSSHSSTAETQRQRFRHFRYQEAEGPREVCSQLWELCHRWLEPESHTKEQILELLVLEQFLTVLPKGIQSQVLECGPKTCAQAVALAEGFLLSQQENLQREPQESDSFQEAAMNLSEGQRAVSDARQRLLAKEVRKHDNGKASLLGSKVTNRGAGAIQNQEVRDEGTDGAFSGTLKKEKPYICMDCGKCFVRPSDLAKHDNIHTSAKHFHCMECGTRFTQLPHLTRHQRIHTGEKPHTCTDCGASFAQRVSLVSHQRVHSAEQPYHCSHCPQCFSHQSALKVHERIHTGQKPYICLECGKRFVSSSTLKIHKRIHTGEKPFSCADCGKRFIQRSNLISHQRTHSGEKPFCCTVCGRRFSYPSDLTRHQKIHTGEKPFPCDECERRFTRFSDLLIHWRIHTGERPYRCLECGRRFRQKSALVTHQRIHMKEKAAENIKPVVSTQSQENNELKISETEEKVCIPEETQENDASET; from the exons atggaAAAAGAGGCCCAAGAAAGGTCTGTGTCAGGAGAAAGGCCTGTTGGACCAGGAAGAGACACTATTTCAGTACACCCTGGTGGTTCTCGAGATCTGTTCCAGTGGGCAGTACCAAGACAGGAAGGGATTTCCCAGTGCCTTGAAGGCCAATGGCAAGAGTATTTGAAAACAGTCCCATATCCAACCTCAGGATGGGGGACCTCACAGTCGCCAGATCTGACCTTGTGGGATGACCTGGCTATCCTTGACCATGTGGTCGGTGCCTGCCAGTGGCCTCGAGAAGGGGTGAGCCGCCTCCTGCCCATTCTTAGGGCTGAAGCCCAGCAGGTCTTAAGTAATCTGGATGCCAGAGACAAAGGGGACCATAGGAGGATTAAAACTACTGCCGGGAGCAGCCATTCAAGTACTGCTGAGACCCAGCGCCAGCGCTTCCGCCACTTCCGTTATCAGGAGGCCGAGGGACCCCGTGAGGTCTGTAGCCAGTTGTGGGAACTCTGCCACCGCTGGTTGGAACCAGAGAGTCACACGAAGGAGCAGATCCTGGAGCTGCTGGTTTTGGAGCAGTTTCTGACAGTTCTGCCAAAGGGAATCCAGAGCCAGGTCCTAGAATGTGGTCCCAAGACCTGTGCTCAGGCCGTTGCCTTGGCAGAGGGGTTCCTTTTGAGCcagcaggagaatttgcaaagGGAGCCACAG GAGTCTGACTCATTTCAAGAGGCAGCTATGAATCTCTCTGAAGGCCAGCGGGCTGTGTCAGATGCCAGACAAAGGCTTCTTGCCAAGGAAGTCAGGAAACATGATAATGGGAAGGCAAGCTTGTTAG GTTCCAAAGTCACAAACAGAGGAGCAGGGGCCATTCAGAATCAAGAGGTCAGAGATGAGGGGACAGATGGTGCTTTTTCGGGGACTCTCAAGAAGGAGAAACCCTACATCTGTATGGACTGTGGGAAATGTTTTGTGAGGCCATCAGACTTGGCAAAGCATGACAATATTCACACAAGTGCCAAGCATTTTCACTGCATGGAGTGTGGGACAAGATTTACTCAGTTGCCCCACCTGACTAGACATCAGAGAATTCACACAGGGGAAAAACCACACACATGCACTGACTGTGGTGCATCATTTGCCCAGAGAGTGTCATTGGTTAGTCATCAGAGAGTCCACTCTGCAGAACAGCCTTACCACTGTTCTCATTGCCCACAGTGCTTCAGCCACCAGTCAGCACTTAAAGTGCATGAACGTATCCACACGGGCCAGAAACCTtatatctgcctggaatgtgggAAAAGGTTTGTTTCTTCTTCCACCCTCAAAATACACAAGCggatccatacaggagagaagcCGTTTTCCTGTGCTGATTGTGGGAAACGATTTATTCAACGTTCCAATCTGATTTCGCACCAACGGACACACTCGGGGGAGAAACCTTTTTGCTGTACGGTGTGTGGAAGAAGATTCAGTTACCCATCAGACCTCACCCGGCACCAGAaaattcacacaggagaaaaaccatttCCTTGTGATGAGTGTGAGAGGAGATTCACTAGGTTTTCAGATCTCCTTATACATTGGAGAATCCATACTGGGGAGCGCCCGTATCGCTGCCTTGAGTGTGGGAGGAGGTTCCGCCAGAAGAGTGCATTGGTAACGCACCAGAGAATCCacatgaaagagaaggcagcagAAAATATCAAGCCTGTAGTATCCACACAGTCACAGGAAAATAATGAACTGAAAATCAGTGAGACAGAAGAGAAGGTGTGCATTCCAGAGGAAACACAGGAGAACGATGCCTCAGAGACTTAG